The genomic interval ACAGCACatagggagagggaaagcacaGGGAACCTTTCTCCACTCATTTCCAGATGTTCCTCACCACTACAGCAAGGAAATCCCACACAGTGCTCAGCACCAAACCTGCACGGGGGAGAATGCCTGAAACCTGAAGCTCATGGTTACACGTTGGGGTTTGTTCAGAGGATCGTGTCCTCGGGTGCAGGTACATCCTATCCACCCTCCACTTTGCTTTCTGCAACAAGAATCCCAGCTCTCTTACTCCTATACTCACTGCCAGCTTGTCCTTGACCACACTGGCCGTAGCAGCGATAGTGCAGGCTGTGTCATGCTGCACTACTTGAGTGAACTCAGCCAGGTCCCGTTTCATGAATTCCAAAGCTTCTGTGGACTGTAAGAAGACGACATATAGATTGTGCAACCCTTTTGCTCCCCAACAAAGCCACAGTCACTCTGGGAACACCTGGCACATTACGAAGATTAAAGCGCAAGAGCCAGCTGAACCCTTACCCCAACTCGTGCAGTGGGTAAGACAGTGATAACCAGAATAACAATGGGCAACCGCTATGCCCAAAACACGttacagtggggttttttttaagccaagaagggaaaaagacaggttAGGAAAAAACTTGTTCTGTTTTACATATAATTAACATAAGCAGTGCTGTCGCTGGCAGGAAATTACACATCAGAAAGGGATGCTGCAAGCACATGCCCTCCCTACTCAGGTGGCGATTTTCACATCAACAGAGCCCAACGCTGCTCCCCTGACCCATAAGATCCCAGCGCGGCGGTCAGGTCCCCGGCTCCCAGAGTTATAACAAATACATCCGAACTCCCTCGACGCGTACCCATCGGTCCCGTCCCCGGGCTGACGGACTGCGAACTCCCTCTATGCGTACCCATCGGTCCCCTTCCCGGGGCGACGGGCTGCGCTACAGCCGCACACCCTCGCGGGGCGTCAGGCAGCGGCTAAGGCCGGGCTCAGAAGGCATCGGAGCCGTTGCTGACAAAGCCGCTGTTGAGACTACGGCCCGGCCGGCGCCGCAGCCCACGGGGAGCGCGGTGCGGGGCTCCCTcagcccgccgccggcccctgGGCGGCGAGTCCCGGGGCCGGCCGCCCCGCAGACCCGGCCCGGTGGCTCCTACCTTCTCCTTGACGGCTTGgtagctctgctgcagccagctccGCCACCACCCCGCGTCCTCCCTGCCAGGGGGACACGCACGTCAGGCAACCCACGGCCCCGCCACGGCCCTGCCCCGCGTCCACCCCGCTCCCCGGCCCGACCCGGCGCCCGGGACCCTCCGCGCAGACCCCCGAGGCGGGCCCCTCCGCGCCGGCCCCCGAGGCCTGCCCCTCTCTCCCACCGCCGCCACCCGGGGCCTGAACCCGGcccgttcccccccccagccccggcctgGCGATACCGAACTCACCCCTCCGCCATCTTGGCGGCCTGACGTCACCAATATTTACCGACCCCTCACCCCGCAGGCCCCGCCGCCGTGGGCCGTGACTCCCCGCCGACGTCACTTccgtctcctcctcctcctcctcccgggaGGGCGGCTCGGTTCCCCCGGGTTACCGCCCGGTTTACCGGGGCTAAAGGAAAGAATCCTCGGCGGCAGCGACGGTGCCTGCCGGGTGGCGGGGAAAGAGCCACGGGGGTCCGCGCGGCGGTGGGGAGGTGGCGGCGGGGCCGCTCCCGTTCCCTCCGGTTCCCTCCGGTTCCCTGCCGTCCCCTCCGGTTCTCCAGAAGTTACCCGCGGCCCCCGGGGAGAGGCTGGCGGCGCGGTGGTCCCCGGGAGTCCCTCCTGCTTGACGGTGCCTTGCGGTCGATTCTGTCAGCGGGAGCGATGGAGATGCAGTCGTACTACACGAAGCTTTTGGGAGAGCTCAACGAGCAGCGCAAGAGGGACTTCTTCTGCGACTGCAGCATTATCGTGGAAGGGAGGATCTTCAAAGCgcacaaaaacattttgttcgCCAACAGCGGTTATTTCCGAGCCCTGCTGATTCACTACATCCAAGACAGCGGACGCCACAGCACCGCCTCGCTGGACATTGTCACCTCGGAGGCCTTCTCCATCATCCTAGATTTCCTTTATTCCGGGAAGCTAGATCTCTGTGGGGAAAATGTTATTGAGGTGATGTCTGCGGCTAGCTATTTGCAGATGACCGATGTGGTCAACTTCTGCAAAACGTATATAAGGTCATCGTTAGATATTTGCAGGAAAATAGAGAGAGAAGCTGCTTTCTATCAGGCTGATAGCGGGAGCGTGAGTTCTGCAAGAGAGGGCACCTCATACAGCTCAAAGAGCCAGTGCTCTGCCcctgtctcttccctgcaggaaaaggaaaggatttcGGATTGCCAGAGAGATCCTCCCTGTGGTGAATGCAGCAGCTGCCATCCCCTGGAGCTCGTCGTCAGAGACCCCCTCAGCAGCGACTCCCCGGACGACGTTAATTCTTCGCTGCCCAAGGGGGTGGAACCCAAAGTGGAGTTTGACTCGGATGAAGTGGAGGTAGAAGTGGGTGAACGGCTGCCACAGTACCCGACTCCGTTGTCCCTCGAGCAGATGGAAGAGGGGCTACACGGCGGGCAGGCGATGGACCTGGCCTGCAATAACTATCATATGAAACAATTCCTAGAGGCCCTGTTGCGCAACAGCTCAGCTCAGAGAAAGGATGATGTGGTTCATCACTTTGTCCGGGGCTTTGAGGGTAGGCCAGAGGATGCAGGGGTAGCCATGAGTTCCATGATGGACATTCACAGCGACTGGTATGGTGAGGACACAGGTGAGAGGACTCCGGGGGGGTGTAGTCTGTATAATCGAGGAGGAAACCACTTAGTGGCACAACTTCCTTTGTCACTCTCATTCTTGTCCAGGAATATATATTGCTGAATATTATGCCATAGCAAAATAAACTATTGTTCTGGAGTTCAAAAGAAAGCTGTACTCTTTTATTCAGTGCAGCGTTTGGGAGGTAAGTATTTCTGACAGCTTTTACGGTCTCTTTGAAACAGATGCTGGAGCTTGGTGTTGGTGACACTGCTTTAATAAACAATCTCATTTGGGACCTTGTTGAGTGGCaggtgaatttttaaaaataatcttcctcTCATAATGTTAGTGTTAGAAAGAGCAATCAGAAAGATTAAGTTGAGCTGCCACAAGAGGGATCTGCTGTAGAACCTGGCAGAGCAGAAGTAACTTATTCCACCGCAGCTCCTGCCAGCGCATCAGTTGCTGGATGATAGTCTGTTTGGTGTTACTTTGAACTTCAAAAGGGCAGAAATCAGTTTTATTCAATACTGAGTGATACCTAGAAATTCTTTAAGAGCACTGAAAGCTTTAAACTCTGTGGTATTGCATAAAGACGAGACTTAACTTTTACCTCTAGAGGCAGACTCGCTTTTCAGCTGCTGGTCACCTGAGGTTCTGCTGCTTTCCCAAGCCCAGGCCTGTTGGGATGTCTCACGCTGACAGGAGTATCTCCTAGCAGTGGTGTCAGGGacctggagaagaagaaaggtcGTGTCCATATGCATTTCTCCTGAAGTGGACAATAAGGATTTGGGCATTTTATCTGCTTACGGCAATGCTGGTGCACAACTTGCCTCGTCCAAACTGCCTTACGAAGATGGGAGGTGGCTCTGACAAACGTTGCAAGTGCCATCGCTGTTCAGGATGTGACAAATGCAATTATGGTGTGGGCCACAGAGAGGAAATCTTTCACTGAATATTCTTCTCTAGGTAGCAAGCTTACATTTGTGTCATTTTCAGCTCAAGCGTGCATGTGTGATCTTAAAGCCAATAAAACCAATATATTCTCTCACAGCTTTAAAATAAGGAATCTGATAAAATCACAAATCCAGTCTTACAGTCACCAGAAGACTAAAGTTAGCAGAACAGAGTGCTGTCACCACCAGATCATGCCTATGGTTTTTGACATGTAGCAAGGCAAGAGCATCTAACACACAAactttgattacttttttttctctcttaaaatcTTCACACTGTTAATGAATCATTAAAAGGGAAATGCGTCTAGGATTTGATAGAGAACATCAGGTCTTATGACAACGTCTTAGAAATGTTAACGGTAGATGTGCTTTAAAtaggagtggggaaaaaaaaccaaaccttgcATTCAGTTATGTTTCTTTGCTAAAACTGAACATCGTAAGCATTTAGTAGAATGGAGGTATCTCTTCGCCGTTTTTAGTGGTCCTGCTGTCTTAGCATTTTCACAAGACACTAGGAACGAGAACTACAAAGTCCTGATAAAAGAATGGTTCTCTCGTGCATTCAGGCTGACAGTTAAGATAAATGCCACTTACTTTCAAGTGTCCGCGTCTGTTCCAGTCACCCTGGTCCCCGTCACAGCTGATGGAGGATAAACAGGCACCTCTGGAGAGCCTGGAAGAAAGGCAGGTCTaagaactgcttttctttttttaaccagagCTCTAAACATCCAGCAGGGATTAGCAATACCTTGTGAAGGTCCAAAATTGGGTGAGATGAATTTCACTTGATAGCCACACGTTAATACTAgacactccttttttttttttgagactggGTTGGACAAACCTTAGTACAAGGAATGTTCTACAGCCCCACTTACTTTGGTGTAACTGTTAAAGAGCTCAAAGCTTGATATGCAAACACTTTCCTGAATCAGTACCTCAAACAGGGAAAACTAATCTTGTAGTATAACATCTCAACCTTTATGATGGAAAGGAAGCTCGTATCTGAGCTGATACTGACAAACTTGGGAATACCCATGTTTATGTAAAATGTGATCTTCAAATTTAATTCCCTCTTTTTGCATCTGACTTCATAAATTAGATATTACTTGTGTACATATCATTTGATTTTAGGAAAAGTAAAATGCTATCAGCAAATATATTTGAGTCCTTCATCTTGTTATTACCAATAGAAAGGCTAAAGTGAATGGCAGTAGAAAACAAGCATTCATATTTTTAGATGAGTTCCCCACATCTAAATTTATGCACTTTGTAAAAGCACACGGGAAACATTGCACTACTTCTACCTGTAATTTGTGTTAAAGATTTTAGTTTCTAATGCTGTTTAATGCTAAtggtatcttaaaaaaaaaggaagtaggAGGCTTTCTATGGCTGAGAGAGCACAGAAAACCCACTGCACTAAAAGTAAATTTTTGGCACTTAATTAAATggcttcttaaaataaaattcatttgtttttctgttgtgagCCAGCTCCCTTAAAGTATCAGCTATGTAAGTATAGGCAGGCAGATTTTCAAGGGACTTGATCGTCTGCAGCTGCATGATGTCTTCTGAAATTGCACAACCTACAGAAGTTCCAGGTAAGCCAAATACAAAGAGAGGTGAAAGTGCAATTATCCTGACTCAGATGTGCAGCAAGGAGGATAAGAAACCAACACAGCTAACGTTGGTGAACTGCCTAATCTAATgcattgtgttttttttccaaaaggtgATGTGTTAGTTGTGCCAATCAAGCTTCACAAATGTCCGTTTTGTCCCTACACGGCTAAACAGAAAGGAATACTAAAACGGCACATTCGCTCTCACACAGGTGAGAGACCCTACCCCTGTGAGACGTGTGGGAAACGTTTCACTCGGCAGGAACACCTTCGGAGTCACGCTTTAAGTGTAAGTTTGAGAGATTATATTtatcaggaaatattttcccGATCGTATTCCCAAAATACATTGGACAAAATGATTGTTGCCAATGTGAGATGAACTTTTCTAATAATAAGTTTAAGCCACGGATATTTGGTTCGTTAGCACTTATGTAGCCCCAAATCTTTGTTGCTGGAAATGTGATGGGATCGTCTGCCCTTCAGCTTAAGTGTAGATGTTTTTCTGTTCTAGGAATATATGCAAACCAGCACCCTAGAAAGAGCTAAAGGGAGAAGGCAGATTGCCTTTTTTACcatagtgttttatttttaacttcaggTGCATCGATCAAACAAGCCAATTATCTGTAAAGGGTGCAGGAGAACATTCACAAGTAGCCTGTCTCAAGGATTACGACGCTTTGGCTTGTGCGACAGCTGCACCTGCGTGACCACCACCCATGAGGACTCGATGCCCATTAACCTCAGCCTAATGGAACCTTCATCAGAAGGCCAAGAAAAGGGTGATGCCGATAACGATTGGCCCATATATGTGGAGTCTGGAGAGGAAAATGATCCAGCTGACGATGATGATGCCGATGGTGATGACAAGCAGGAAATCCACAGGAGCTTATCAGATCGAGAAACACTTATGTAGCAGTGAGAGGAGAGTGGGAGCATTTAAAGTGTTTCCCTGGCAGTGGTCAGTCTGCAACTGGAAACTGCGTGTTTGCCCAATTAGTGAGACTGTGCTGTTTTTTtatattccattttttaatagaagagtGGGGAGAATTGgaatttttaatacttttcagTGCTGTGCACCAGAAATCTGTGAAGAATCTTCTGTCTGGGGTTCACAGAGGTTGTACTTGAGCAATTTCCAGTGGTGTCTCTGCCTCCTAGTTTTGATTTTGCAGGTGGAACATCTCTGTTTCGTTTTGATAACAGGTTTCTTCAAATAATGCTGTCATGGTCCTTAATCCCTGATCTGAAAGGGGCACCATCTTCTCTCTGAAGattacattaaaagaaatgtagTTTTCATCCATTATCTTGGACTTTTCTAAACTAGGTTGTGATCCTTCTGTATTAGGACAGTATTATCTAAATTGTAATCCTTAAGTGTTTGCTTAGACTGGATTTGACCtggaaaccaggacagacaaaCCAGGATAACAAAAATATGCTCCTGATGAAAGCATAGACAGAATAAACATATTTCACGTGTCCTTAATTGCAGGTATTTAGAGAACAAACTTCTCTTTCTGTATTGTTTTTATTGCATCTTTCTCTCTGAAGAGCTTGGACTACAGATCTTCAGATGTGTCTTTAATGTCATTTAGACATTAGTAGTCTTGGCTTAAGAAATATTAAGCATACATTATGGTGTCTAGTGTCCTGGTCTCTCAGTTTAGACTAAGCGAACTGCCCAATCTTCTTCAGTTTTTTACACTAGAAGTTAAAAGCTGTCAGGCAGGTTACTTGGCAATTCTGATTCTGGTAGATTAAATAGCCAGATTCACAGCTGATGTAGCCGAGGAGCAGTTAAATATAAATATCTGAGCTATGCATATAAACCAGCTCTGAATACCCTTTTTGAAGCAATTGGGTAGGAAATCTCAGAAATTTTTACTAGCCTCTTTGTAtgcaaatccttttcttttactatattttcTTCTAGTCTTTGGTGATCCTTCTCATGGTTTGTGTTGTTGTGTGAACTTATCCAAGTactgttttgttgtggtttttttttaaaaaaaaaaaacttaagcGTGGACCTCATGTTTCTTTGCTGGGATAAAGGTTGGCTTTCAAaggaggtgattttttttgcctttccagTAGCAAGTTGATACAAGCTATCAAAAATCAAGCTGGGAAGCTTTAGAAGAAAATGCACCACCAACAGAAAGCCTGTTTGCCTATGGGTAACCTACTGTTTCCTAATGAAGagacaaaactgaaatataCTGTGAAACAAGACTGTTAATGCTTCTTTAGTATGTTGTTCGTAAGTGTTTCATGAAAAGGCAAATTGTATGAGTCTTTCTAGCTGGAGTAAGTGCTAGATCAGAAGCTTGTAGACAGACATGGCTGACAAAAAATGAGCAGTTCCTCCCATTTAACAAGGCAGTGCTTCTTAAGGTTTTTAGTGTAAAGACTTTACATTTGGCAAACATTAGATGGAACCTAAAAAACAAAGAGCCCCCTGATTTAACCAGGGtttgtttggaggtttttttgcataccttgtgtttttattttacatactgaaaaagaacaatttaGCTTCTCTATCTGCTTCATCCTACAGTGAAACAGTAGTCCTATAGTCGTGTTGCAATTTACTCGTTGAGAGGTGATCTGATATCACAAATGGATTTAAAAGTTCATTGCCAGATCAGGTAggatgaggaaagaagaaacaagcttctttttaaacaagtcCCTTTACTAATGATTCCTGAAAAGAGCAGAAGGTAAAGAGACTTGTTCTGAAATAGTCTGGTCTAAATTCTTGATGAGTGCCACCTTCGCAAGAAGATACGGGAGtgctacatttattttctgtaacttaAGTTGCATAAGCTTTCAGTAGTCCCTATTCCAGGTCATCTGTAAATTTGAGTTTGTAATAGCTAACTGTATCATAGTGATATATATCATCATAGAAAAATCTCACTGGGACaagatctttaaaaaattcaggGCTCTATAGCCCCTATTTCCGTCATTGAAATTAAGACCATCAAAACTCATGTAGATGCCAGATTTGGAGCTGAGCTCCTTTGAAGATCCTGCTGTGGTTTTGGGTCCTtagcacttttgaaaatctgagCAAAATGTCGGCTTGTAAATCATGCTGGTACATTTGAAAATGCCACCTCCAGCCTACCAGGGCTAGTCTTTTGGACTACTACTCTATTTTTGTTGAGTCCATCCAACATCAGAGGGTGGTTTTTTGGTATCTGCTTATCTGATAAAGGATGGACTTCTGCGTGTGAGAACACCTGAAAAAGAGTCACAGATTATCTGTGTTTGTTGGGAGACGAACTCGCTAATGAAAGTGGGGTAAGAATGTAAACAGGGATCCAAAATGGTATTTAGTGACCAGGCATCCCAATTTCAGGCCATTCTAGCGTGAAGATGCCACCTCATTGTAAATATTGGTAGAAGCCACTAGACATGGAATATCAGCTGGGCATGGTTCTGGCTAGTGCACCACAATTAAACCGTCAGAAGATTTAGCTTCTCACACGGCTGAGCTGTGCTGAGGTGCGGGCTAGCTAACTCTGAAACTGTAAAGTAATTCAGAGTAGGGAAAATTAACCTCTTGCGAAAGTCTGTTAGTAAAAGCTGCAGGAATGACTGCAGAGACCTTCAGCAATTTTACTTCAACCTGCTTTCTTTGGTCTTAGAGATTGTTCTTGTGTGTCTTGTGCATAGAGAATGGAGCTGTATTAAGGTTTGTGTAACACTGGGTAAGGGGTGCGGGTGGGGGGTACACCATTCACATTCCAGATTGAAAGTGACCACCAAAATCGATGTTTCCTGTTGATCTGTCATAttgtgctgctttgttttcaatGGAGTCCTTCAGCCTTTGTATTTAGAAGAGGATGTAGTTTATCCACATTCTTGTGACCAGATGTTCATGTAAATCTGTTTGCTGTGCTTTCCATTTAGTTTTTGGAtgtttttcctgaaatcttCCATTGTAGATCCAGCCTCTACAAGCTTTGAGAAAATGATgcagctgttttaaaatattcatatggTGCTTAATGAAGAatcaaaaataatgtttttaggAAAGTTATTTCTAATATCTCTTTCTCAAAGTTTTTTAAAGGCCACGCAGACTACATATCTTAACGTCTTAGCTCTATGTATTTGACTTTGTTTAGGAGTATACGTTTTAACGTACTTTTGCACATAATTGCACTGTATTTCACTAAAGGAATACATGCTGCACTGGTATTTGTAGCGCATTTAATTTCTTGGTGCAAGACCTTGTAAATCTTCCAAATGTGGCCATTTAATTTACTGATGTTTTGTAAGGCAGTTTCATAACTGAAGTCCTTTAGTCTAGTTTAAATGACAAATTCTTATAAACCGAACCTTATTTGTAGAAGTGACTTAACTATATTTGTGGATCTTGGAGCATTCTGGAGCTTTTTGATTGTCTAGAAAATAAAACTCTCTGAGAGGGTTGCTTTGATTTTTTACCGTTCAAAAGGTGACTAAGTAAACCTGAGAGTGTCTAGATTAAGGCTCACATTTCAATTTCTgggaattaaaaatgaatatatcCATTTCTGGTGGCAGACAGTTTGCAAGCAAGAATCAGATTCTTGGTAGGAAAGGACTAAAAGGATGCTGTCAAAACCCAGCCAacctggtggggttttttttagaaaatcttTTATGTTATTAACACTGACTTTGTTTCCTTACCAGTTTTTGTAGTTTTATAATCATCTTAACTTTTGAAactctttttaaagcttttcttttttttgtgctggGTGAGAGAAATCcatgcagctggaaagcagtcACTGATCCTAGCTAGAAGAAAATGCTGTCAAATGCCTACAATAAAATGCATGCAGATGGGGGGGAACAGACTCCCAAATATTCTTTCTAGATAATTTTTGAATTACATTGGTATTTCAcaaacagactttttaaaacctgcttttaCAGACTATGATATTTAAAACCTCTATTTACCTGTTGTTTTAGAATATCCTGAATCAATGAAGAATGTAATaaccccttctttcttttcactgttttcagTCAAACAGTGAAAtctgatcatttttattttattgggaTCTTTAGGTttatacatttttgtttcagaagtgcCTGGGAAGTATTCATAtttcaaaacttctttttttttatttttaaattattaaaacattttcattagtaTTAAAGATTTTTGGATCCAACTTAAGTTGACAGTGCCCTTTAACGTGCAcataaaaattgcatttcttctcttaaaGGTGACTGTTAACATGTCAACCAAATAACTGAAGACACTCCGGTATTTGCCTTTTGTTGGAttgttttaaattcagattttctaCATGTCTAGAAATGTTAGTAGCATGTATGAGAACAAAAAGGTCGTGAAGTTGTTAAAACCTTGCCAGCGGCTCCATTTATACACGTACGTGTGGTGTGCATGCCCACACAGAGCTGCTTTTAGGTCTGGAGTTATAGTTAAGATGTCATCATCTCTGCCATGTAGGTCAGCGGAGCACTTTTACTAAAACACCACCAGTGAGTATAGCGactattttggtttttattaaaTAGTTATAGGCAGGTGTCTGAGTACTagtaagttaaaaaagaaaggaaaaaaaattaaaaatcaaaccaaaccaaacactacccaccacccaaaaaaaaaaaaagtctcaaacCAACGTGCTGTATACAGCAACTTTAAATGCCACCCCCAAATATCCAAAGACAATGTACTAGACTTTAAACTTTGGACTGCCAGTCaagatacaaaatattttaactgtcaAAATATATGACTCCATACTTCTTACGTGCTTTTAGCATAACCAGCTAAGTCTCCAGTGCTATGAAGGCTTAGACACACAATTGGTCCCACTGATCACGAGACTAGTTACAAGGGTAAAATTTAAGCACACACTAACAGTTTTGCAGAATTAGAAACCAAATCAGGTCTTAGAAATTCTTAAAGTTCTTCAGTGGCAAcgcttattttaatttttagctgCTGGCTTCTTTCTGGGTTGGAGGGGAACTATGTGaacacaaatttaattttagagCCAATGGCTGTGCTactgatttttcaaattctATCTTGTTGTTTGGTTGTTAGTAACTAAGGTATGCGAGCTGTGACCCAAACTAGTGTGTATTACTCAAACAAAAATAGGAAGCTTGCTTTGAAATTGTTTCTTCTTGTAGTTGTTTGTGTTTCTAATACAAGACAGGCATTTTTTTGCTGGTAAATAATGGCTATTGATAGCTATAACAGCCTTTTCTAGATCACTAAAGTTTTGAATACTTCAGTGTTAGGAGACTTGGAGGATTCTTCTCTCCTCCTGTAGGAAAGTGAAAACTAGAATACTCACTAAACTAAACAAGAGTTAACACTTTGGGGAGATGCCCTGATTTTAGAACCTGCTTATTTTAGATACCATCATGCAGATGGATTTATGGGTAGATTCAAGGACCTTCATAAATCTCCAAGCCCATTCCAGGATCTGTCCAAGTGAAAGCCAGTACAGTAATAGCACTGTATTATTAAACAAGATGCTATATATTTGTTGAGGAAgattttcacttttgaaaaccAATGTGTGAATGTTGCCAGTTAATACAGTATCTTCAGACAGATCAGTGGAGTAGTTCAATCAAAAGTAAATTGTCCTAAAATACTAATTGGTACAATAGCATTTTCATTTGTACCATCTGAATCTGATGTTTGTGAAATCCAGTTACCCCGGCTTTCTCTGAATGTCCatcttcttttacattttttactgttttaccTCTTCTTTTGTTGTTTACTGAACTTTTAAACATAGCAGattatgactttttaaaaagggctCCAGTACAAGCAAAATAAGGGTActtaaaaaacaacaccaaCAACTAAGAAGAAACAGTATCCAATGTTAAGCAGATTATTTTGATGAGAAAGAGGAGTGCTAGGGAATGAAAGAAGGGACTGATATCCAGTGCTCTGCTTCCACAGGTATTTGGGATCAATAGTTCTATGTGGGAAAAAGGTCGCGTAAAGTTCTGAATCGTGGGTCTTTATAGTATTTTAGAAAAGACAGCCTGGCAGCATTCACAGACAATTCAGAGTACAATCTGGGTGGCAGTGTGAACCCAGCAGCCCTTTCCAGATTTAGTAACTGGATGTTTTCCGCAGATCAGTAATAGAGAAATTGCACTGATGTTTTACCGCAAGCTGCCAGATCTGCAAGTGTACCTGTCCTGATGCTGAGGTGTCTGTGAGTGTATGTGTCAGGCTGGAAGACAGAAAACCAAACTGAACCAAAGTTGAGAATTAACGTGCATCACCACCATACAGGCAATTTACCCTTTTTAAGGGGTGGGGATCAAATCTTTAAGTGctttttgtaacatttttttctacagtggTGCATTACTGAATTTGTCTTTATTGTATGTTAAATTGTGTATGTACTACATATGTTTATATTGTTGTATGTAGTCTGGTTCTTTTAtagtgaaagaacagaaaacattaaataaatactaATCTCACAGTAAGtatacattttttccatttttttacaTGACAGA from Haliaeetus albicilla chromosome 16, bHalAlb1.1, whole genome shotgun sequence carries:
- the ZBTB8B gene encoding zinc finger and BTB domain-containing protein 8B, which gives rise to MEMQSYYTKLLGELNEQRKRDFFCDCSIIVEGRIFKAHKNILFANSGYFRALLIHYIQDSGRHSTASLDIVTSEAFSIILDFLYSGKLDLCGENVIEVMSAASYLQMTDVVNFCKTYIRSSLDICRKIEREAAFYQADSGSVSSAREGTSYSSKSQCSAPVSSLQEKERISDCQRDPPCGECSSCHPLELVVRDPLSSDSPDDVNSSLPKGVEPKVEFDSDEVEVEVGERLPQYPTPLSLEQMEEGLHGGQAMDLACNNYHMKQFLEALLRNSSAQRKDDVVHHFVRGFEGRPEDAGVAMSSMMDIHSDWYGEDTGDVLVVPIKLHKCPFCPYTAKQKGILKRHIRSHTGERPYPCETCGKRFTRQEHLRSHALSVHRSNKPIICKGCRRTFTSSLSQGLRRFGLCDSCTCVTTTHEDSMPINLSLMEPSSEGQEKGDADNDWPIYVESGEENDPADDDDADGDDKQEIHRSLSDRETLM